The following coding sequences are from one Bos indicus x Bos taurus breed Angus x Brahman F1 hybrid chromosome 5, Bos_hybrid_MaternalHap_v2.0, whole genome shotgun sequence window:
- the LOC113893665 gene encoding olfactory receptor 9K2 encodes MGDRGTSNYSDMTDFILVGFRVRPELHILLFLLFLLVYAMILLGNVGMMVIIITDPQLNTPMYFFLGNLSFIDLVYSSVIAPKAMSNFWSERKSISYEGCVTQLFLFALFIVTEGFLLAVMAYDRFIAICNPLLYTVQMSTRLCAQLVAGSYFFGCISSILQTSMTFTLSFCASRAIDHFYCDTRPLQRLSCSDLFILRMVSFTLSGLITLPTIIVIVISYLYIVSTVLKIPSTEGRKKAFSTCSSHLGVVSVLYGAVFFMYLTPDTFPELSKVASLCYTLLTPMLNPLIYSLRNKDVKEALNKLLEKKSTIL; translated from the coding sequence ATGGGTGACAGGGGAACAAGCAActactcagacatgactgacttcatTCTTGTAGGCTTCAGGGTCCGCCCAGAGCTCCACATTCTCCTCTTCCTGCTTTTTCTGCTTGTCTATGCCATGATCCTTCTAGGGAATGTTGGCATGATGGTCATTATTATAACTGATCCCCAGCTGAACACACCAATGTATTTCTTCCTAGGCAACCTCTCCTTCATCGATCTCGTCTATTCATCTGTTATTGCACCCAAGGCTATGAGCAACTTCTGGTCTGAGAGAAAGTCCATCTCCTATGAAGGCTGTGTGACCCAGCTCTTTCTCTTCGCCCTCTTCATTGTGACCGAGGGGTTTCTCCTGGCAGTCATGGCTTATGACCGCTTCATTGCCATCTGCAATCCTCTCCTCTACACTGTCCAGATGTCAACACGTCTCTGTGCTCAGTTGGTGGCTGGTTcctatttttttggctgtatcaGTTCAATTCTTCAGACCAGCATGACATTTACTTTATCCTTTTGTGCTTCTCGGGCCATTGACCATTTTTACTGTGACACTCGCCCACTTCAAAGACTATCTTGTTCTGACCTCTTCATCCTGAGAATGGTTTCTTTCACCTTATCTGGCCTCATTACCTTGCCTACCATCATAGTTATTGTTATTTCATATTTGTACATTGTGTCCACAGTTCTAAAGATACCCTCCACCGAAGGGcgtaagaaagccttctccacTTGCAGCTCCCACCTGGGAGTCGTGAGTGTACTGTATGGTGCTGTCTTTTTTATGTATCTCACTCCTGACACATTTCCTGAGCTCAGTAAAGTGGCCTCCTTGTGTTACACCCTACTCACTCCCATGTTGAATCCTCTGATTTACTCTCTGAGAAACAAAGATGTCAAAGAAGCTCTAAACAAACTTTTGGAGAAGAAAAGTACTATTCTGTGA